In Prosthecomicrobium sp. N25, one DNA window encodes the following:
- a CDS encoding ABC transporter substrate-binding protein — MSRLQTSRHPRRSILGGFALALALAAAPALPTVAVAQTPAPVSGGTMTIINGSDITSWDPSLTAGTFPGGPMDVLDAVYGFLVYINTEGKVTGGMAESLTSTDAVTWTLKLRPGVTFTDGAAYDAEAVKFNWDRAADPATLAPTQAWIASWNKGITVVDPLTLTVKLPTPNANFAAQVAELAPFVASPAALKAAEKKTDIKPVGAGAFVLQTWNQGIGMTLTRNPKYWDQPRPYLETLKFAVIPETNSRIATVVQGGATMMAGYIHQFGSNATAPGVGTVKVPMRGIYRGYFNQVKGSFTDVRAREAFYTAIDRARLMQALTQTGGYKPPKNFFGEASPWFDPAYALPAYDPKKAQALFDALKADGKPFDIKIVIYTNSDVKRLGSYVQQVLSGYENVKATLVEVDQANLNPRCKVQLDFDVCFEGGVIVSNGPEPVISNLMSSKGTFNWGQYKSEAMDAALAEANSTVDPAAIKAAYSKVQKLVATEFPFYIFGEETRFLLVRNNTGGVVPSNGGILQKQFLFVCPDVCVK, encoded by the coding sequence ATGTCCCGACTGCAGACCTCACGCCATCCGCGCCGCAGCATCCTCGGCGGCTTCGCCCTCGCGCTGGCCCTGGCGGCCGCACCGGCGCTCCCGACCGTCGCCGTCGCCCAGACGCCGGCCCCGGTCAGCGGCGGCACCATGACCATCATCAACGGCTCCGACATCACGAGCTGGGACCCGTCGCTGACGGCCGGCACCTTCCCGGGCGGGCCGATGGACGTGCTGGACGCCGTCTACGGCTTCCTCGTCTACATCAACACCGAGGGCAAGGTGACGGGCGGCATGGCGGAGAGCCTGACCAGCACCGACGCCGTGACCTGGACGCTGAAGCTGCGCCCGGGCGTCACCTTCACGGACGGCGCGGCCTACGACGCCGAAGCGGTGAAGTTCAACTGGGACCGCGCCGCCGATCCGGCGACGCTCGCCCCCACGCAGGCCTGGATCGCGTCCTGGAACAAGGGCATCACGGTCGTCGACCCGCTGACGCTGACCGTCAAGCTGCCGACCCCGAACGCGAACTTCGCCGCCCAGGTGGCCGAGCTCGCGCCCTTCGTCGCCTCCCCGGCAGCGCTCAAGGCGGCCGAGAAGAAGACCGACATCAAGCCGGTCGGCGCGGGCGCCTTCGTGCTGCAGACCTGGAACCAGGGCATCGGCATGACGCTGACGCGCAATCCGAAATACTGGGACCAGCCGCGCCCCTACCTGGAGACCCTGAAGTTCGCCGTCATCCCGGAGACCAACAGCCGCATCGCCACGGTGGTGCAGGGCGGGGCCACCATGATGGCGGGCTACATCCACCAGTTCGGCTCGAACGCCACGGCGCCCGGGGTCGGCACCGTGAAGGTGCCCATGCGGGGCATCTACCGCGGCTACTTCAACCAGGTGAAGGGCTCCTTCACCGACGTTCGCGCCCGCGAGGCCTTCTACACCGCGATCGACCGCGCCCGGCTCATGCAGGCCCTGACCCAGACCGGCGGCTACAAGCCCCCGAAGAACTTCTTCGGCGAGGCCTCGCCCTGGTTCGACCCGGCCTATGCGCTGCCGGCCTACGACCCCAAGAAGGCCCAGGCGCTATTCGACGCGCTCAAGGCCGACGGCAAGCCGTTCGACATCAAGATCGTCATCTATACCAACTCCGACGTGAAGCGTCTCGGATCCTACGTCCAGCAGGTGCTGAGCGGCTACGAGAACGTCAAGGCGACGCTCGTCGAGGTCGACCAGGCCAATCTCAACCCGCGCTGCAAGGTCCAGCTCGACTTCGACGTCTGCTTCGAGGGCGGCGTCATCGTGTCGAACGGTCCGGAGCCCGTCATCTCCAACCTGATGAGCTCCAAGGGCACGTTCAACTGGGGCCAGTACAAGAGCGAGGCCATGGACGCGGCCCTGGCAGAGGCGAACTCCACCGTCGACCCGGCCGCCATCAAGGCCGCCTATTCGAAGGTGCAGAAGCTCGTGGCCACCGAATTCCCCTTCTACATCTTCGGCGAGGAGACCCGCTTCCTTCTCGTCCGCAACAACACCGGCGGCGTCGTGCCCTCGAACGGCGGCATCCTGCAGAAGCAGTTCCTGTTCGTCTGCCCGGACGTTTGCGTGAAGTGA
- a CDS encoding UbiX family flavin prenyltransferase has protein sequence MRRLIVAITGASGVIYGIRALEMLRDLGDVETHLVMSPSALRTAAAEEVGRGAEEIRALATRVYSHKDIGASIASGSFLCDGMLVAPCSIKTLSGIANCYADDLIVRAADVCLKERRRLVLMVRETPLHAGHIDLMDRATRSGAVIMPPVPSFYTLPRTIAELVDQTVGRALDQFGLRHPAVKRWTEPEPD, from the coding sequence GTGAGGCGCCTGATCGTCGCCATCACCGGGGCCTCCGGCGTCATCTACGGCATCCGCGCCCTGGAGATGCTGCGCGACCTCGGCGACGTGGAGACGCATCTCGTCATGTCCCCCTCGGCGCTGCGCACGGCGGCGGCCGAGGAGGTCGGCCGGGGCGCGGAGGAGATCCGCGCGCTCGCCACCCGGGTCTACAGCCACAAGGACATCGGCGCCTCGATCGCCTCGGGCTCGTTCCTGTGCGACGGCATGCTGGTCGCGCCCTGCTCCATCAAGACGCTGAGCGGCATCGCGAACTGCTATGCGGACGATCTCATCGTCCGGGCCGCCGACGTCTGCCTCAAGGAGCGGCGCCGCCTGGTGCTCATGGTGCGCGAGACGCCGCTCCATGCCGGGCACATCGACCTCATGGACCGGGCGACGCGCTCGGGCGCCGTGATCATGCCCCCGGTGCCGTCCTTCTACACCCTTCCGCGCACCATCGCCGAACTGGTCGACCAGACCGTCGGACGCGCCCTCGATCAGTTCGGACTCCGCCACCCCGCCGTCAAGCGATGGACGGAGCCGGAGCCCGACTGA
- a CDS encoding UbiD family decarboxylase, whose product MPAASNRTDPAPDEPPDPWPAGSRSCGHKDPLMLKAGVEDQSCRGMLARLERRGELLVVGEEIDPVHDLSAMLSLVDARAAVRFDRVKGHAMPVFGGLLSSRERIADALGVPKGEIQARLLGAIARPIAPVLVDDAPVQALEWRDRILARLPVPTFFAKETGPYLTAGLIVARDPETGLGNASYARMKVLGPDTVMIGIAPNHHLGILSRKAAAMGRPLPFAVVIGAHPVIQLAACLYLGLGDDEMHNAGALLGEPVRLARCRTVDLAVPAEAEIVLEGHIHGDEPVVEGLVSEYHGMYEDYGSGVIARFQCMTQRRDAMLQVIEPGYHMEHLWLGAVPIAAGLRAAIGRSIPNVGEVAVTLAGSGRTDVVVQLAHPRPGQARRVMALCWGAVSIVKNVTVVDADIDPWDPAVVAWAKLSRLRAARDILIVEDLPADRSEPQEAGGMVAKVGYDATCKAGDRKEGFDRALPPPDASRRMRDLLGRLKPEFLP is encoded by the coding sequence ATGCCGGCCGCCTCGAACCGCACAGATCCCGCTCCGGACGAGCCCCCCGACCCATGGCCGGCGGGATCGCGGTCCTGCGGCCACAAGGATCCCTTGATGCTGAAGGCCGGCGTCGAAGACCAATCCTGCCGCGGCATGCTCGCCCGCCTCGAACGGCGCGGCGAACTCCTGGTGGTCGGCGAGGAGATCGATCCGGTCCACGACCTGTCGGCCATGCTGTCGCTCGTCGACGCCAGGGCGGCCGTGCGCTTCGACCGGGTCAAGGGCCATGCCATGCCGGTCTTCGGCGGGCTGCTCTCCAGCCGCGAGCGCATCGCCGACGCGCTCGGCGTCCCGAAGGGCGAGATCCAGGCGCGGCTCCTCGGCGCCATCGCGCGGCCGATCGCCCCCGTTCTCGTCGACGACGCGCCGGTGCAGGCGCTCGAGTGGCGCGACCGGATCCTGGCGCGCCTGCCCGTCCCGACCTTCTTCGCCAAGGAGACCGGGCCCTACCTCACGGCCGGCCTGATCGTGGCGCGCGATCCGGAGACGGGGCTCGGCAACGCCTCCTATGCGCGCATGAAGGTGCTCGGTCCCGACACGGTGATGATCGGCATCGCGCCCAACCACCACCTCGGCATCCTGTCCCGCAAGGCGGCCGCGATGGGGCGTCCCCTGCCCTTCGCGGTGGTCATCGGCGCCCACCCGGTCATCCAGCTCGCCGCCTGCCTCTACCTGGGTCTCGGCGACGACGAGATGCACAATGCCGGGGCGCTGCTCGGCGAACCGGTCCGCCTCGCGCGCTGCCGCACCGTCGACCTCGCCGTCCCGGCCGAGGCGGAGATCGTGCTCGAAGGCCACATCCATGGCGACGAGCCGGTCGTGGAGGGCCTCGTCTCCGAATATCACGGCATGTACGAGGACTACGGCTCCGGGGTGATTGCCCGATTCCAGTGCATGACCCAGCGCCGGGACGCGATGCTGCAGGTCATCGAGCCGGGCTACCACATGGAGCATCTCTGGCTCGGCGCGGTGCCGATCGCGGCGGGCCTGCGGGCGGCGATCGGGCGCTCGATCCCGAATGTCGGCGAGGTCGCGGTGACGCTCGCCGGCTCGGGGCGGACGGACGTGGTGGTTCAGCTCGCCCATCCCCGCCCCGGACAGGCGCGCCGCGTCATGGCGCTCTGCTGGGGGGCCGTCAGCATCGTCAAGAACGTCACGGTGGTCGACGCCGACATCGACCCCTGGGACCCGGCGGTGGTGGCCTGGGCGAAACTCTCCCGGCTCAGGGCGGCACGCGACATCCTGATCGTCGAGGACCTGCCGGCCGACCGCTCCGAGCCGCAGGAGGCCGGCGGCATGGTGGCCAAGGTCGGCTACGACGCGACCTGCAAGGCCGGCGACCGCAAGGAAGGCTTCGACCGCGCCCTGCCGCCGCCCGACGCGTCGCGGCGGATGCGCGATCTCCTCGGGCGCCTCAAGCCGGAGTTCCTGCCGTGA
- a CDS encoding LysR family transcriptional regulator encodes MSAHRVELRQLAHFVAACQYPTISETARALAITPSALSTSLRTLEAELKLGLFLRMGSHLAPLPAAFWLFRRATDVLRAEAALDRELGRADERTRRIEVRLDLSFTIGRISKAIHRAMAAMAEEEPGVRFRPVFLDEDAALPESPCDAAFDAATRVDVGYGSSQAGAEAGGLLHDDVWLSVGAGEPEPDDAGGPLFVLDMRPPLMAAIGAHAEAHGFAARLVYGAGRPSDLARLLGAAPHARFLMPRSMIADRLGLFRLRASPLVPALASPLTARVTGPAAAAGHRFLDHLGAALDGAEVNALFAPRLTARQIRYFNLVHHTGGVSAAGRMARVTQPSISSQIQRMEAALGRPLLDRRRDGATATEAGRRLFPLTAALEEALDGIVRRARDIAAHTQSAVSLGTLPSSGHDSALTARIAEALTAVRLAHPDWRLNVVEATNAALHESVRAGELNLALVGSVQPRMARILLGRSERLSLVANPALGLGARQAIPLAEACALPLVLGTRQLSIHRLFMDAAEARHLPVSTVMEVGSLPLAIAMVRRAPICTVLPLSSVEQDVRDGRLTATPIAEDLVPGKLAVIFSPERSLSVAERAIIAALVAAFGRTGD; translated from the coding sequence ATGAGCGCTCATCGCGTCGAACTCCGGCAGCTCGCCCATTTCGTCGCCGCCTGCCAGTACCCGACCATCTCGGAAACGGCACGCGCGCTCGCCATCACGCCTTCGGCGCTGAGCACCAGCCTGCGCACGCTCGAGGCGGAGCTGAAGCTCGGCCTGTTCCTGCGCATGGGCAGTCACCTGGCGCCGCTCCCCGCCGCCTTCTGGCTGTTCCGGCGGGCGACGGACGTGCTCCGCGCCGAGGCGGCTCTGGACCGAGAACTCGGCCGCGCGGACGAGCGGACCCGGCGGATCGAGGTGCGCCTGGACCTCAGCTTCACCATCGGGCGGATCTCCAAGGCGATCCATCGCGCCATGGCGGCGATGGCGGAGGAGGAACCGGGCGTCCGGTTCCGGCCGGTCTTTCTCGACGAGGACGCGGCGCTGCCCGAGAGCCCGTGCGATGCGGCCTTCGACGCGGCCACCCGCGTCGACGTCGGCTACGGGTCGTCGCAGGCCGGCGCGGAGGCCGGCGGCCTGCTCCACGACGACGTCTGGCTCTCCGTCGGTGCCGGCGAGCCTGAGCCAGACGACGCCGGCGGGCCGCTCTTCGTCCTCGACATGCGGCCGCCCCTGATGGCGGCGATCGGCGCCCATGCGGAGGCGCACGGCTTCGCCGCCCGGCTCGTCTACGGGGCGGGACGCCCGTCCGATCTGGCGCGGCTCCTGGGCGCGGCCCCGCACGCCCGCTTCCTGATGCCGCGCAGCATGATCGCCGACCGGCTCGGCCTCTTCCGGCTCCGGGCGAGCCCGCTTGTGCCCGCGCTGGCGAGCCCGCTCACGGCCCGGGTCACCGGTCCCGCCGCGGCGGCCGGGCATCGCTTCCTCGACCATCTCGGCGCGGCGCTCGACGGCGCGGAGGTCAACGCGCTGTTCGCGCCGCGGCTCACGGCCCGGCAGATCCGCTACTTCAATCTGGTCCACCACACGGGCGGGGTCTCGGCGGCGGGGCGGATGGCGCGGGTGACGCAGCCCTCGATCTCCTCGCAGATCCAGAGAATGGAGGCCGCGCTCGGCCGGCCGCTGCTCGACCGGCGGCGCGACGGCGCCACCGCGACCGAGGCCGGCCGCCGCCTCTTCCCCCTGACGGCGGCGCTCGAGGAGGCTCTGGACGGCATCGTCCGCCGCGCCCGCGACATCGCCGCCCACACCCAGTCGGCCGTCTCGCTCGGCACCCTGCCGAGCTCGGGTCACGACAGCGCCCTCACGGCCCGGATCGCCGAGGCGCTGACGGCCGTGCGGCTCGCCCATCCGGACTGGCGGCTCAACGTGGTGGAGGCGACGAACGCCGCGCTGCACGAGAGCGTGCGAGCCGGCGAGCTGAACCTGGCGCTGGTCGGCTCCGTCCAGCCGCGCATGGCGCGCATCCTGCTCGGCCGCAGCGAACGGCTGAGCCTCGTCGCCAACCCGGCGCTCGGCCTCGGGGCGCGTCAGGCGATCCCGTTGGCCGAGGCCTGCGCGCTGCCGCTCGTGCTCGGCACCCGCCAGCTCAGCATCCATCGCCTCTTCATGGACGCCGCCGAGGCCCGCCACCTACCGGTCTCCACCGTGATGGAGGTCGGATCCCTGCCGCTCGCCATCGCGATGGTCCGGCGCGCGCCGATCTGCACCGTGCTGCCGCTCTCCTCGGTCGAGCAGGACGTGCGCGACGGGCGGCTGACCGCCACCCCGATCGCCGAGGACCTGGTCCCGGGCAAGCTCGCGGTGATCTTCTCGCCCGAGCGGAGCCTGTCGGTCGCCGAGCGCGCCATCATCGCCGCGCTGGTGGCGGCCTTCGGCCGAACCGGGGATTGA
- a CDS encoding DUF1003 domain-containing protein, whose protein sequence is MSDRTHDEAAPRFGADEEGLTPLLERNIEILAKRRRRQLAEAGFPDRLAEAVTRFTGSMIFVGAQALAICLWVAVNLGWLPVLPRFDETFVILATVASVEALFLSTFVLISQNRAAAEADRRADLDLQINLLAEHEVTRLITLVRAIADRLGVEEARDPALERLEDHVVPEKVLDELEARQAQDGENP, encoded by the coding sequence TTGTCCGACAGGACGCACGACGAGGCCGCTCCGCGCTTCGGGGCCGATGAGGAGGGGCTCACCCCGCTGCTCGAGCGAAACATCGAGATCCTGGCGAAGCGCCGCCGCCGGCAGCTCGCGGAGGCGGGCTTCCCCGACCGCCTGGCGGAGGCCGTGACGCGCTTCACCGGCAGCATGATCTTCGTCGGGGCCCAAGCGCTGGCGATCTGCCTCTGGGTCGCCGTGAATCTCGGCTGGCTCCCCGTCCTGCCCCGCTTCGACGAGACCTTCGTGATCCTCGCCACGGTCGCCTCCGTGGAGGCCCTGTTCCTGTCCACCTTCGTCCTGATCAGCCAGAACCGCGCCGCCGCCGAGGCCGACCGGCGCGCCGACCTCGACCTGCAGATCAACCTCCTGGCCGAGCACGAGGTGACCCGCCTGATCACGCTCGTCCGCGCCATCGCGGACCGGCTCGGGGTCGAGGAAGCGCGCGACCCGGCGCTGGAGCGGCTGGAGGACCATGTCGTGCCCGAGAAGGTGCTGGACGAGCTCGAGGCCCGGCAGGCCCAGGACGGCGAGAACCCCTGA
- a CDS encoding GNAT family N-acetyltransferase, translated as MKDTIGHASAEEVAAMLDWAAAEGWNPGLGDAEAFLAADPGGFLVARVDGEAVASVSVVSYGEDFGFLGFYICRPEFRGKGHGWAVWQAGMARMGDRTVGLDGVPAQRENYRKSGFALAHRNVRYAGRVMVQAPADPRIRPVDPALAPAVIAFDRRFFPAPRDAFTSAWISGGGRRLALAFVDDGDVLGYGVIRPCRVGYKIGPLFALDEGIAEALFRALAAEANGAELFIDPPVPNGAATRLAEQHGMAPVFETARMYRGPAPHLPLGRTWGITTFELG; from the coding sequence ATGAAGGACACGATCGGTCACGCCAGCGCCGAAGAGGTCGCCGCCATGCTCGACTGGGCGGCGGCGGAGGGGTGGAACCCGGGCCTCGGCGACGCGGAGGCGTTCCTGGCCGCCGATCCGGGCGGTTTCCTTGTGGCGCGGGTGGACGGCGAGGCGGTCGCCTCGGTGTCGGTCGTCAGCTACGGCGAGGACTTCGGGTTCCTGGGCTTCTACATCTGCCGGCCGGAGTTCCGGGGCAAGGGCCACGGCTGGGCGGTCTGGCAGGCCGGGATGGCGCGGATGGGGGACCGCACGGTGGGGCTCGACGGTGTCCCCGCGCAGCGGGAGAACTATCGGAAGTCAGGTTTCGCGCTCGCCCACCGCAATGTCCGTTATGCCGGGCGGGTGATGGTCCAGGCCCCAGCCGATCCCCGCATCCGGCCGGTCGACCCCGCCCTCGCGCCGGCCGTGATCGCCTTCGACCGGCGCTTCTTCCCGGCCCCGCGGGACGCCTTCACGTCGGCCTGGATCTCCGGGGGCGGGCGCCGGCTCGCCCTGGCGTTCGTCGACGACGGGGACGTGCTCGGCTACGGCGTCATCCGGCCGTGCCGGGTCGGCTACAAGATCGGCCCGCTCTTCGCGCTCGACGAGGGGATCGCCGAGGCCCTGTTCCGGGCGCTCGCGGCAGAGGCGAACGGGGCCGAGCTCTTCATCGACCCGCCGGTGCCGAACGGCGCGGCGACCCGGCTCGCCGAACAGCACGGGATGGCCCCGGTCTTCGAGACCGCGCGCATGTACCGGGGGCCGGCTCCGCACCTGCCTCTCGGGCGGACCTGGGGCATCACGACCTTCGAGCTCGGCTGA
- a CDS encoding tripartite tricarboxylate transporter TctB family protein: MNDAGGGSRHWNQSTWGGIVLVAVALVGWFGTGGLAIGTLGAMGPGLLPRALAAMVGVCGVALLAIGLVRLGEQISGFALRGAVMVPLAIVAFALTIRSVDVAGFKTPGLGLAVAGPLAVLIGGHATPEAKLGELLPLSLILTAFCLVLFGDALNLPIPIFPEEARPYFAGWTQRGILRAIAAAMAAAGLLLALPKLIGLFGRRA; the protein is encoded by the coding sequence ATGAACGACGCGGGCGGCGGATCCCGTCACTGGAATCAGAGCACCTGGGGCGGCATCGTCCTGGTCGCCGTGGCGCTGGTCGGCTGGTTCGGCACGGGCGGCCTCGCGATCGGCACACTCGGGGCCATGGGTCCCGGCCTGCTGCCGCGCGCCCTGGCCGCCATGGTCGGCGTCTGTGGCGTCGCCCTGTTGGCGATCGGCCTCGTCCGGCTCGGCGAGCAGATCTCCGGCTTCGCCCTTCGAGGCGCCGTCATGGTGCCTCTGGCGATCGTCGCCTTCGCGCTGACCATCCGGTCCGTCGACGTCGCCGGCTTCAAGACGCCCGGGCTCGGCCTCGCGGTGGCCGGGCCGCTCGCCGTCCTGATCGGCGGCCACGCGACCCCGGAGGCGAAGCTCGGGGAACTGCTGCCTCTCTCGCTCATCCTGACCGCCTTCTGCCTCGTTCTCTTCGGCGACGCACTCAACCTGCCGATCCCGATCTTCCCCGAGGAGGCGCGGCCCTATTTCGCCGGCTGGACGCAGCGCGGCATCCTGCGCGCCATCGCGGCCGCCATGGCGGCGGCCGGGCTCCTCCTTGCCCTGCCGAAGCTGATCGGGCTCTTCGGGAGGCGCGCATGA
- a CDS encoding tripartite tricarboxylate transporter permease — MSELVANLGLGFGVALTLQNIALCFLGCLVGTLIGVLPGVGPIATIAMLLPITFGLDPTGALIMLAGIYYGAQYGGSTTAILVNIPGEATSVVTAIDGHEMAKQGKAGIALGVAAIGSFFAGTVATLLIAALGAPLSKLALIFTPTEYFSLMVMGLVFAVVLARGSILKAVAMIVLGVLLSTVGTDLETGDERLTFGLQFLSDGVDFAVLAMGLFGIAEILRNLDAPEERDVVRAPIGRLLPSLDDLRQCVAPVLRGTVVGAVLGILPGNGAVLGPFASYAMEKKIARDGSRFGRGAIEGVAGPESANNAGAQTSFIPLLTLGIPPNAVMALMVGAMTIHGVIPGPQVMTKNPNLFWGMIASMWVGNLMLLIINLPLVGLWVRLLKVPYRLLFPSILLFCCIGIYSINSLPTDVMMIGLFGLVGYAFIKIGFEPAPLLLGFVLGKLLEEKLRQALTFSRGSFAVFVERPVSAALLLVALVVLVMALLPAARRSREEVFTE; from the coding sequence ATGAGCGAACTCGTCGCCAACCTCGGGCTCGGCTTCGGCGTCGCCCTGACGCTGCAGAACATCGCCCTCTGCTTCCTCGGCTGCCTCGTCGGCACGCTCATCGGCGTGCTGCCGGGCGTCGGCCCGATCGCCACCATCGCGATGCTGCTGCCGATCACCTTCGGCCTCGACCCGACCGGCGCGCTCATCATGCTCGCGGGCATCTACTACGGGGCGCAGTATGGCGGCTCGACGACGGCCATCCTGGTCAACATCCCCGGCGAGGCGACCTCGGTCGTCACCGCCATCGACGGCCACGAGATGGCCAAGCAGGGCAAGGCCGGCATCGCGCTCGGCGTCGCCGCCATCGGCTCCTTTTTCGCCGGCACCGTCGCGACCCTCCTGATCGCCGCCCTCGGCGCGCCGCTCTCCAAGCTCGCCCTGATCTTCACCCCGACCGAATACTTCTCGCTCATGGTCATGGGCCTCGTCTTCGCCGTGGTGCTGGCGCGCGGCTCGATCCTGAAGGCGGTCGCCATGATCGTCCTCGGCGTGCTGCTCTCCACCGTCGGCACGGACCTGGAGACCGGCGACGAGCGGCTGACCTTCGGCCTGCAGTTCCTGTCCGACGGCGTCGACTTCGCGGTCCTCGCCATGGGCCTCTTCGGCATCGCCGAGATCCTGAGAAACCTGGATGCTCCCGAGGAGCGCGACGTCGTGCGTGCACCCATCGGCCGCCTGCTCCCGAGCCTCGACGACCTGCGGCAGTGCGTGGCCCCCGTACTGCGCGGCACCGTGGTCGGCGCCGTCCTGGGCATCCTGCCCGGAAACGGCGCGGTCCTCGGCCCCTTCGCCTCCTACGCCATGGAGAAGAAGATCGCCCGCGACGGCTCCCGCTTCGGCCGCGGCGCCATCGAGGGCGTCGCCGGGCCGGAGAGCGCCAACAACGCCGGCGCCCAGACCTCCTTCATCCCGCTCCTGACCCTCGGCATCCCGCCGAACGCCGTCATGGCCCTGATGGTCGGCGCGATGACCATCCACGGGGTCATCCCGGGCCCGCAGGTGATGACCAAGAATCCGAACCTCTTCTGGGGCATGATCGCCTCGATGTGGGTCGGCAACCTGATGCTGCTGATCATCAACCTGCCGCTCGTCGGCCTGTGGGTCCGGCTCCTCAAGGTGCCCTACCGTCTGCTCTTCCCGTCGATCCTGCTCTTCTGCTGCATCGGCATCTACTCGATCAACTCGCTGCCGACCGACGTCATGATGATCGGGCTCTTCGGCCTCGTCGGCTACGCCTTCATCAAGATCGGCTTCGAGCCCGCCCCCCTGCTGCTCGGCTTCGTGCTCGGCAAGCTCCTGGAGGAGAAGCTCCGCCAGGCGCTCACCTTCTCGCGCGGATCCTTCGCGGTCTTCGTCGAGCGTCCGGTGAGCGCGGCCCTGCTGCTCGTCGCCCTCGTGGTCCTCGTCATGGCGCTCCTGCCCGCGGCGCGGCGCAGCCGCGAGGAAGTCTTCACCGAATGA
- a CDS encoding tripartite tricarboxylate transporter substrate-binding protein encodes MKKVALALAALLGFAGTAAAQDYPQRPVTMVVPFAAGGPTDVVARIVAEHMSRTLGQQIVIENVAGAGGTTGITRAGQSAPDGYTIMMGHMGTHGAAPALYPNLKYDPAKDFAPIGLAAGTPIIIVAKKDFPAKDLKEFMAYVKANEAKMNMAHAGVGSVSHTVGVLLNSQLGIKPAMVAYRGTGPALNDLMANTVDYMADQIVNVAPQISAGTIKAFAIATPERSPALPDLPTTKEAGMPDYQVSAWNAIFAPKATPAPIVAKLNDALVKALDDDNTRKRLLELGGVIPDKAGRTPEALQKLVEAEVARWTPILKAAGAVAQ; translated from the coding sequence ATGAAGAAAGTCGCTTTGGCCCTTGCCGCGCTTCTCGGTTTCGCGGGCACTGCCGCCGCCCAGGACTATCCCCAGCGCCCGGTCACCATGGTGGTGCCCTTCGCGGCGGGCGGTCCGACCGACGTGGTGGCCCGCATCGTCGCCGAGCACATGTCCCGCACGCTCGGCCAGCAGATCGTCATCGAGAACGTCGCCGGCGCCGGCGGCACGACCGGCATCACCCGCGCCGGCCAGTCCGCGCCGGACGGCTACACGATCATGATGGGCCACATGGGCACCCACGGCGCCGCCCCGGCGCTCTACCCGAACCTCAAGTACGATCCGGCCAAGGACTTCGCCCCGATCGGGCTGGCGGCCGGAACGCCCATCATCATCGTCGCCAAGAAGGACTTCCCGGCCAAGGACCTGAAGGAGTTCATGGCCTACGTGAAGGCCAACGAGGCCAAGATGAACATGGCGCATGCGGGCGTCGGCTCCGTGTCGCACACGGTCGGCGTGCTCCTGAACAGCCAGCTCGGCATCAAGCCCGCCATGGTCGCCTACCGCGGCACCGGCCCGGCGCTCAACGACCTGATGGCCAACACCGTCGACTACATGGCCGACCAGATCGTCAACGTCGCCCCGCAGATCTCCGCGGGCACCATCAAGGCCTTCGCCATCGCCACCCCCGAGCGCTCGCCCGCGCTCCCCGACCTGCCGACCACCAAGGAAGCCGGCATGCCCGACTACCAGGTCTCGGCCTGGAACGCGATCTTCGCCCCCAAGGCGACGCCCGCCCCCATCGTCGCCAAGCTCAACGACGCCCTCGTCAAGGCACTCGACGACGACAACACCCGCAAGCGCCTCCTCGAACTCGGCGGCGTCATCCCCGACAAGGCCGGCCGCACCCCCGAGGCCCTGCAGAAGCTGGTCGAGGCCGAGGTCGCCCGCTGGACCCCGATCCTGAAGGCCGCCGGCGCCGTCGCGCAGTAA
- a CDS encoding type II toxin-antitoxin system HicB family antitoxin, which translates to MSGTKGYAKKIFYSEEDGGFIAVAPDLPGCSAFGETEAEALSELSHAMEAWLQAMRAAGNPIPLPSKEVEPDLSGRVLLRIPKSLHGRLAYRARTEGVSLNQYMVALLSGAYMSHSFECFYERRAYTVEGPIYASSTNYRQIVLGASTSFSPTPKYSERNYV; encoded by the coding sequence ATGAGTGGGACAAAGGGCTACGCTAAGAAAATATTCTACAGTGAGGAAGACGGCGGATTCATTGCGGTCGCTCCCGACCTGCCCGGTTGCTCCGCGTTCGGTGAAACGGAAGCGGAGGCTCTTTCCGAGCTTTCCCATGCTATGGAGGCCTGGCTCCAGGCGATGAGAGCCGCGGGCAATCCTATTCCCCTCCCCAGTAAAGAAGTGGAACCCGACCTGAGTGGCAGGGTACTACTTCGGATTCCGAAGTCTCTACACGGGCGATTGGCCTATCGAGCCAGAACCGAGGGCGTAAGTCTCAATCAGTACATGGTCGCTCTGCTGTCGGGTGCCTACATGTCGCATTCGTTCGAGTGCTTCTACGAGCGTCGAGCGTATACGGTGGAAGGGCCAATTTACGCCTCATCAACTAATTATCGCCAAATCGTGCTTGGAGCATCAACATCGTTTAGTCCAACTCCGAAGTATTCAGAGCGGAACTATGTCTGA